aattcataaaactattaaaagtaTTCATCATGTACTtatcaatacttttattattttttaaaggcgAACAAAGAAGAAATAAATGATGTCGTTGACAAATTGGAACTACTACTTTCTgaaatattgaacaataaacCTCTACGAAAAATTGATAGTACTTCTACATTATCATTGATGTGGAatcaattattagaaaaaaagtttaattcaGATTCTATTGTAACATGGTTTGAAACAGAATGGCTTTTTACTGagaattatttgtacataagaATTAAAGAGATTTGTGAAAAAacgtaagttataaaaatgaacaattaaacaataaaccatacacatatacattacaataaattatgtttaatatgctTGTCTAAACAGGAAAACATTGAACAATTATGACCCTTTCAAAGAATTGAAGTTCAAAGCTTTTGATGAATCTGAAACAACTATGATAGCTATagcaaaatttttaattcttcaattttcaaagaaaGAATTGGATAATATCAATTTGAAAACactttttatacaaatgttaAAAGTATGTGTTTTATGATTggatttattgcatataatgttataactgattacaaatgataaaaatattttaattattgcaatGATTccttgtaattaaaaaaatagttcaataattcaatatatttctgttatttttttttttgaaagattTGTTTGTGGGGAAATAGATTTGATTTATCTCTTAACAttggaaaatcaaaaaacataaCTGAAGATCCGTTGGAAGCTGTTGTATccttagataaatatattttggctGATCATTCAGATGAAATTTGGAATACTTTGAATGTTTCAAATGACAAAAACCCTAAGataattggtaaataatatttttactgatatATACTcagtaatatgttattaacaatttgtttttatttttattattaaattaaattatactaatttgtCTATTGTCTTATActgtatttttactattttttttgtttaatatataattatacatacattgatttaattatttcagataTTATTTTGGATAATTCGGCTTACGAATTATTTACGGACATGTGTTTGGCagacttttttattacttatggtTTTGCCGAAGCGGTTGTGTTTCATGGAAAATCTATTCCTTGGTATGTGTCAGATGTTACAAAACCAGATTTTGAACactttttaaatcgtttagtAAATGAATGTACATCAAGTGCCCTTCAACAAATTGGAAATAGATGgaacaattattacaaaactgGTAttgatactttaaatttaatttttaattttttatataaaataactaagtgcttaaatattaatgtctgCTTTATAATTGATCTCtataggtaaatttaaaattgagtgCGAGGAGTTTTGGACCTTACCTCACTGTTATTCTACAATGGCCACTGAAGATTCAGAGTTGTACAAAAAATTAGCTTGTtcccaattattaatatttaaaggttaaaatttaatttattgtttattgaagttaaataattgtttttttttcttttgtggttaaaattagatattaaattttatatttcatgaaaattgaacaaaatctacatagtttttgatttaaagtaatttaaagaaaataatatgatattttttatagcttgTGTTGAAGAAAATCTTTTAATGtaattgtactatattatgttaattttgatttttataggcGATTTAAATTACAGAAAATTAATTGGAGATATCAATTGGTTACCATCAACTACATTTAAGTCTGCCTTGTGCGGATTTCAACCTACAGCTGTAGTAGCTTTACGTACATTAAAATGTGACTGTGTATGTGGCCTTAACTGTGATTATGAAACCATTATTGATGAAAatgataaagataataattatcgctGTTCTACTAATTATTGGCAAGTTAATGGAAAATACGCTGTCGTACATTtgagtaaataattaacattatttccCCTCTcggaaataaaatacataagtttttttatattgtcaatgttgtattttgttattgcaTTCACGTGTAgtgaatatctattattttagccAAAAGTTTTGAGATGtaactttaatattgttttgtaattacttattatatttttattaaagtatctTATTTACATCATGTctcttgttttaaattgtttagataaaaatttaaccaaaatttaaaatttatttgtaaattatgaatGGGTATAATGAAAGAATAGAACATAGAATTTGAGTCATGgctataaatttttaagttcttataaagtatagagtatagacagTTGGTTTGACACTAGAATACaattcacaaatataataaatcaataaaaatgtagatttatttattagtataattacctatgttattaaaatacatttttttttcataagtattatgacaaaagaatataaaattaatgataattccCAACAGAAATTTTGCAACATAAGTTTCACTAAAGTGTCTAATGCATATACTGATATATTTGGCTAtagaataattgttaataatataatattaattgattgaaTTGACATTGTACAGTtcggtttataatatatttaaaatttaaacttatgtgTAACTATTTGAAGAATACTATGAAAAGTAACACTActgaataatttagttttagattGACTAGATTGTCTACATTACATGTATTTAGAATTgtgaagtaaaatataataaatgtcattAGAAGCTCATTAAAATGacatttgatattattgtaaggCTTTTAAAGTCAATATTGATTTCTTTGCCATTAAATTatggatttattttacttgtacaatattatatttgattattattacgtatgaCTACAGGCTACAgttcactaattattattagttttatataaaaagccaaaataaaatttagtaaattataattatattaataacacaaaaatccACCAAgcaggtatataaatatgttaattgctGTTAGGTATTTGTTATAATCCGTGTAacgtatttaacaataaagttACCAATTATTGAtcacaaaaaaagtaaattattggtaaatttattattaattattatatgtgacaaaaagattattacaaatatttttttctcgttaTGGGCTTACGTCGTATTCTATCTATtctgttatttaaattctattggAAAATCTTTTATGAGACTGCgactacaatatttattttaacattattaacattatctCAATGAAAAATcctattattgataattattatattatcatctttGTTCGTAATTACTGATAAGtgataagaaaaatgtaaatacttaatagatGTACGGTCCGCTAGCAATATTTGATAAGAAAATTCAAGGGTTCCCAAAATCTATTGCTAATAGTCAATTTGTTGCCTATCTTAATCCTGAAAATCTATTGCTAACGTTCAATTGTGTGTTTATTGCCTAACCGATTACCAAAAATCTATTGCTAACGTTCAATTGTGTGTTTATTGCCTAACCGATTACCAAAAATCTATTGCTAACGTTAAATTGTGTGTTTATGACAACCCGATtaggtatctaatattatattatattgctaggTATTAGATTCATACATTTGGTACTTATTTgactgtaaaaatgtattgccgTTGTTCAATTTCTATACTTATCagcttattactatatatccAATTGGCAATTATCgaagaaatatatttctatagtaCATACTACCTAGTGTTTAATACACTATCTTTGTACATTTAGAGCAAAATTActttcacaaaaaatatttctattgttcaaaatgatatattatgcaatatgcataaaGCATAGGCtagattactataataatgaagACTTAGGAAGTCtggaataattaatacctaaacaataaatttgataataagttaattcactccaatttaaaataaaaagagttAAACGGATCATTCAGAACGTACAATTTGCTATGTTATCCGTTTGTAAGACACTAAGAGACAAATAACAATGCATACTGCCATACTGGTGTAGCTAGCAGCTACctatgacaaaaaatattttgtagtgtCCTCTTAATGTTTTTTGAACTCCTTGCTGGCGGGCGCCGGGCTTAACACATTCATCTgaagattttgaataaaacatattaatgtaatattcaatGGCTACACTGTTTAATAGTTGTGTAATCAtagatttatgtataaacCATGAACTAatgtctaatattaatattcatagtatataggtagacACAGAACTATAGAATTATCTATGCACAGAAATTCTGTGGTACAGCAGCTGCTGATGTgtgcaataaatatattttgataacggAAATCGCAATCAAATTCTGTGTTTTGAAGATTAATGATTATCATAGATTATAGTTTTCAGATTTTCAGATTTACAGTAATACAgttgtaattttgttatagtcAATTTCTCGTTCTCTTATGTGTGATTAATATCGTCCGCAAATGGACGACCACAATAATTCTgaatagaaaacataatatttacccttgttattttgtaattactatACCTATTGTTCAGCATTAAAGGTTTTGAGACTTgtcataaattaagttattatgtatgcataaaaaaataaacatataactgcataaaactataaaatagtcaAGTACAGAGGTTCAAATTTTAGTCACAATAGACTTTGCAGCTTGCTTCTGTTAAAATACTAAGTCCTTCATCCACAGCGAACATTCTTATTTACTTATCGtttgaaagtttaaaagtaaatctaAGTTGTCGGATAACAAAAATCGTTTTCcttcattcaaaaaaaatcactttaattacaaatactgtattttaatataatataaatacacaaataggtaggtaatctaGACAATCTAGTATTTTTCGGACAGGTTTCAACTTAGGGGGAGCATTTCTTCACCAAACGTTTCGGTTTGGGCTCTTCTATGGCGCATTCCTGAAGTCGGGGGCTTTTGAACACCCCTCCttgatgtatttttgaaaatgtttaatttttgtacaatgtTTCTGAAACTCGGGAACTAGGTAGTTTGAAGGTCGGTGATCAAATTTTGCGTCTTGTGTCGAGACCGTAGAAGCCGTTTTTCCCTGTAATTTGGggcttcaaattttaaaatttacatttttttcagtttttttggaATGGGCACTAAGATTTGGGCGCAACAAAccgtttttataattgaatattatagaggACTTTGCGCCGAATCGATGGGTTCCGAGATCGACGTTATGCGACTTGTGGTTCGGGAGTTATGATTTTTCGTATGTTTTTTGTACTTAGAAAATTACGTAGTAACGTGTTTTttggattttgaattttcattcGATCACTATGAAACTCGagtttttggtattttagcGTACGACAATTCAAAAAGGGTCTATGGTCGAAGTACGTACGACCATTATTTCACCCGTAATCTGAGAAGCAAAAAGTTGAATAAcacataaagttatttttcgtataacCATGCGTTTCCTTATGGTATACATctgttaaatgttttaagtaataattattttgaactttttgtttatatgcTACTTAAACAACACGTTTTCGTaacatctaaatttaaaacttacaaaGTACCCTACGGGGATCAATTTTATCTCTTATGATTTTTGTCCTATCTATGACGGTTTTCCCGGGACACAGCTGGAAAACGCGATTTTCCGAATTACGAAATTGTCAATTTTCCCGGTAAACCGATGGTCGAACAAACATTTTGCATAGAACTCGATTTGTTCTCCGAGAGATTCTACACTAGGatcagtttttcatttttccaaaaagtcattattttaaacttttattttttaaaagtcattTGACGTAtacgatgtttttaaaaaacctaaataacacgtttttgaaaaatctaaacCATAGAACTTACGAAGTATCCAACGGGGATCAATTTTATCTCTTATGATTTTTGTCCTATCTATGACGGTTTTCCCGGGAAACAGTTCGTAAGCTAAACCATAGACCGGAAGCACCA
The DNA window shown above is from Aphis gossypii isolate Hap1 chromosome 2, ASM2018417v2, whole genome shotgun sequence and carries:
- the LOC114123339 gene encoding damage-control phosphatase ARMT1-like, whose translation is MACNIDQFLDQNTPINEPLRGKYMKSFGYHSLMHRMPDVFTAMTDLLKAEQFNLANKEEINDVVDKLELLLSEILNNKPLRKIDSTSTLSLMWNQLLEKKFNSDSIVTWFETEWLFTENYLYIRIKEICEKTKTLNNYDPFKELKFKAFDESETTMIAIAKFLILQFSKKELDNINLKTLFIQMLKICLWGNRFDLSLNIGKSKNITEDPLEAVVSLDKYILADHSDEIWNTLNVSNDKNPKIIDIILDNSAYELFTDMCLADFFITYGFAEAVVFHGKSIPWYVSDVTKPDFEHFLNRLVNECTSSALQQIGNRWNNYYKTGKFKIECEEFWTLPHCYSTMATEDSELYKKLACSQLLIFKGDLNYRKLIGDINWLPSTTFKSALCGFQPTAVVALRTLKCDCVCGLNCDYETIIDENDKDNNYRCSTNYWQVNGKYAVVHLSK